In Nitrospirota bacterium, a single genomic region encodes these proteins:
- a CDS encoding carboxymuconolactone decarboxylase family protein yields the protein MAKLPDQFVSIRKRFEKFFKAVENVGKEAKAAGPLNKKTAHLIQLAAAAASRSEGAVHSHTRRALEAGAKPAEVYHAIILLTSTIGFPTVSAALCWADDVISEKAKKK from the coding sequence ATGGCTAAATTACCGGATCAGTTCGTCAGCATCAGAAAGAGGTTTGAGAAGTTCTTTAAGGCTGTTGAGAATGTTGGAAAAGAGGCAAAGGCAGCAGGCCCGCTGAACAAGAAGACCGCACATCTGATACAGCTTGCGGCAGCAGCGGCGAGCCGTTCTGAGGGCGCTGTGCATTCACATACCAGAAGAGCGCTTGAGGCCGGTGCAAAACCTGCAGAGGTTTATCATGCGATCATCCTGCTGACCAGCACGATCGGTTTTCCAACAGTCTCCGCTGCACTCTGCTGGGCGGATGATGTTATCAGCGAGAAGGCAAAGAAGAAGTAG
- a CDS encoding type II toxin-antitoxin system VapC family toxin: MKAKVYIETSVISYLTARPTNDIRAMANQNVTIEWWETQRLNFDLFISEFVVAEASLGHPDAVKRRLESIADIMELQATEEVRVLGQELIRRNALPANAEIDAYHVAIATVNGIEYMLTWNCTHIANAHTRPKIEATCRALGYEPPIICTPQELTEEV, translated from the coding sequence TTGAAAGCTAAGGTTTATATCGAAACTTCGGTTATAAGTTATCTCACGGCACGCCCAACCAACGACATCCGTGCAATGGCCAACCAGAACGTCACCATCGAGTGGTGGGAGACGCAGCGGCTCAACTTCGATTTGTTCATATCGGAGTTTGTCGTTGCTGAGGCCAGTCTTGGGCATCCTGACGCGGTAAAGAGACGTCTTGAGTCAATCGCCGACATCATGGAGCTACAAGCAACAGAGGAGGTTCGGGTACTGGGCCAAGAACTCATCCGTCGGAACGCTCTGCCAGCAAACGCCGAAATTGACGCTTATCATGTGGCTATTGCGACCGTGAACGGCATCGAATATATGCTCACCTGGAATTGCACTCATATTGCTAACGCTCATACACGGCCTAAAATTGAGGCCACCTGCCGGGCACTTGGTTACGAGCCGCCCATCATCTGCACACCGCAAGAACTAACGGAGGAGGTTTAG
- a CDS encoding CopG family transcriptional regulator: protein MKSKIRYTDEPMGKLKVISDFLPPPDQLVLKEDNVKVTLALKKSSIEFFKKEAKKNHTSYQKMIRQLVDWYTSQHQKSA, encoded by the coding sequence ATGAAGAGCAAAATTAGATACACTGACGAACCAATGGGGAAATTGAAGGTCATAAGCGATTTCCTGCCGCCGCCGGACCAATTGGTCCTTAAAGAGGACAATGTCAAAGTAACCCTCGCGCTGAAGAAATCAAGCATTGAATTCTTCAAGAAAGAGGCTAAAAAAAATCATACGTCATATCAAAAAATGATTCGTCAACTCGTTGATTGGTACACATCACAGCACCAAAAGAGCGCCTGA
- a CDS encoding BrnT family toxin, producing MKKVQFEWDKQKDQENRAKHNVPFSLAQHAFLDPHRIIAEDVEHSNTEDRYYCIGRVGDGIMTVRFTYRASVIRIYGAGFWRKGRKIYEEQN from the coding sequence ATGAAAAAAGTCCAATTTGAATGGGACAAGCAAAAGGATCAGGAAAACCGCGCCAAGCACAACGTTCCCTTTTCCCTTGCGCAGCACGCTTTTCTTGATCCGCACCGCATCATTGCCGAAGATGTGGAGCACAGTAATACAGAAGATCGATACTATTGTATTGGTCGTGTCGGCGATGGGATTATGACCGTTAGGTTTACCTATCGTGCAAGTGTCATTCGCATTTATGGCGCGGGATTCTGGAGGAAAGGAAGGAAGATATATGAAGAGCAAAATTAG
- a CDS encoding cbb3-type cytochrome c oxidase subunit I, giving the protein MSDYQYDHQTVKGFIVSSIFWGVVGILIGLWISIQLWKPELNIPPFFTYGRLRVVHTNGLAFGLGIGAIFGISYYIVMRLAKRPLLFPKLARFHLYLFNAAITLAAVSLFMGMNQSLEYAELEWPLDIGVVILWVIFAVNVFGTIIKRKEEQMYISLWYIIATVVAVAVLYIVNNLSIPAGLFKSYHLYAGVNSANVEWWYGHNAVGFIFTTPILAMFYYFLPKSTGLPIFSHRLSIIAFWSLVFAYLWTGAHHLVYTPLPDWIQTLGIVFTLFLIAPSWGSVVNGYYTVGSDWSKMQTNYLTKFFIMGITFYGLQTVQGPTQAIRVVSSLIHYTDWVPGHVHMGTMGWVTMTTAASIYYIIPKIYNTEIYSIKVANTHFWLVLIGQVMFSVTMWITGIQQGALWKATNADGSLKYTFMEGLVKNYPFWQLRTVAGLIFTVGMLFFIYNIYMTMRKGKALAASRA; this is encoded by the coding sequence ATGAGCGACTATCAGTATGACCACCAGACGGTAAAAGGATTTATCGTCTCCTCGATCTTCTGGGGTGTGGTCGGTATTCTCATCGGGCTCTGGATATCTATCCAGTTGTGGAAGCCCGAACTGAATATACCGCCCTTTTTCACGTATGGAAGGTTGAGGGTAGTACACACCAATGGGCTCGCATTCGGGCTCGGCATTGGGGCGATCTTCGGCATTTCCTATTACATTGTTATGAGGCTTGCAAAGAGGCCTCTGCTCTTCCCGAAGCTTGCACGCTTCCACCTCTATCTGTTCAATGCAGCGATCACTCTTGCAGCGGTCAGCCTCTTCATGGGCATGAACCAGTCCCTTGAATACGCCGAACTCGAATGGCCCCTTGATATCGGGGTCGTGATCCTCTGGGTCATCTTCGCGGTCAACGTCTTCGGCACGATCATCAAGAGGAAAGAGGAGCAGATGTACATCTCGCTCTGGTACATCATCGCAACGGTCGTTGCCGTTGCCGTGCTCTATATTGTGAACAACCTCTCGATCCCTGCAGGGCTCTTCAAGTCCTATCATCTCTATGCCGGAGTGAACAGCGCCAACGTGGAATGGTGGTACGGCCACAATGCCGTCGGCTTCATCTTCACCACGCCGATCCTGGCCATGTTCTACTATTTCCTGCCGAAATCAACAGGGCTGCCGATCTTCAGCCACAGGCTCTCGATCATCGCCTTCTGGTCTCTGGTCTTTGCCTATCTCTGGACAGGCGCGCATCACCTGGTCTATACACCGCTCCCTGACTGGATTCAGACCCTTGGTATCGTATTCACACTTTTCCTTATTGCGCCGTCATGGGGGTCGGTTGTAAACGGGTACTACACGGTGGGGTCTGACTGGTCCAAGATGCAGACCAACTATCTCACCAAGTTCTTCATCATGGGGATCACCTTCTACGGTCTGCAGACCGTGCAGGGTCCTACCCAGGCGATCAGGGTCGTGAGCTCCCTCATCCATTACACTGACTGGGTTCCCGGACATGTGCATATGGGCACCATGGGATGGGTCACGATGACGACCGCAGCTTCCATCTATTACATCATCCCGAAGATCTACAACACCGAGATCTACAGCATAAAGGTTGCAAACACCCATTTCTGGCTCGTACTGATCGGCCAGGTCATGTTCTCGGTCACCATGTGGATCACCGGCATTCAGCAGGGCGCGCTCTGGAAAGCAACGAACGCTGACGGAAGCCTCAAATACACCTTCATGGAAGGGCTCGTAAAGAACTATCCCTTCTGGCAGCTCAGGACCGTGGCCGGCCTTATCTTCACGGTCGGCATGCTCTTCTTTATCTATAACATCTACATGACGATGCGCAAGGGCAAGGCACTTGCGGCATCGCGGGCATAG
- a CDS encoding peroxiredoxin: MSEHYGIKVGEPVPDFKIDTYEPSKGDFGSISLAELKAGKKWTVLFFYPADFTFVUATEFAALAEQHENFKALGAELITVSTDTKFVHLAWRQDEKMLEKVKYTMGSDPNARLSKLFGVYDKEAGLDLRGTFIINPAGTLMSTEVNFFNLGRNVEELLRKVKANIYLDAHQNEGCPAKWQKDGDKTLKPSAQLVGKVFEALK, translated from the coding sequence ATGAGCGAACATTATGGCATTAAAGTCGGAGAGCCGGTACCGGATTTCAAGATCGACACGTATGAACCGTCAAAGGGAGATTTCGGATCGATCAGCCTTGCAGAACTGAAGGCGGGCAAAAAGTGGACAGTGCTGTTCTTCTATCCGGCCGATTTCACCTTTGTCTGAGCAACAGAATTCGCTGCTCTGGCAGAGCAGCACGAGAATTTCAAGGCACTGGGTGCAGAACTCATTACGGTCAGCACAGATACCAAATTCGTCCATCTTGCCTGGAGGCAGGATGAGAAGATGCTCGAGAAGGTGAAATATACCATGGGCTCTGATCCGAATGCGCGGCTATCGAAACTCTTCGGCGTTTATGACAAAGAGGCTGGACTTGATCTGCGCGGCACATTCATCATCAATCCTGCTGGCACCCTTATGAGCACAGAGGTGAACTTTTTCAATCTCGGAAGAAATGTTGAGGAGCTCCTCAGAAAAGTGAAGGCCAACATCTATCTCGACGCTCACCAGAATGAAGGCTGCCCTGCAAAATGGCAGAAAGACGGCGACAAAACCCTTAAGCCTTCTGCCCAGCTGGTCGGCAAGGTATTCGAAGCCCTCAAATAA
- a CDS encoding cbb3-type cytochrome c oxidase subunit II: MAGEIYRKPIMFAIVAAVVILIGTIATVFFPMFTEGMHPKLENLKPYTALQLAGKDIYQREGCNNCHTQTVRPLKTEVMRYGDYSKAGEFAYDRPFLWGSKRTGPDLARIGGKYPDTWHYNHFDNPQAFFAKSNMPKYGWLKEGKLDPADIEAHMKANSFPFTKEEIAALSSKTELDALVAYMQVIGTAVARKQAQTVSATDEKNPLAGDPKAHELGEHIYKENCEACHGDDGKGGIGPSLLDKTWLGKDGDISDGRIYAIISDGTNNGMPPYGAQMDKNKIWSLVSYIRHEQQKH; the protein is encoded by the coding sequence ATGGCTGGTGAAATCTACAGAAAACCGATCATGTTCGCCATAGTCGCTGCAGTCGTTATCCTTATCGGCACGATCGCGACCGTCTTTTTCCCGATGTTCACAGAGGGAATGCATCCGAAGCTCGAAAACCTGAAACCTTATACGGCGCTTCAGCTGGCCGGCAAAGACATCTATCAGCGTGAAGGCTGCAATAACTGTCATACCCAGACTGTCCGGCCGCTGAAGACCGAGGTGATGAGGTATGGCGATTACTCCAAGGCAGGTGAGTTCGCGTACGACCGGCCGTTTCTCTGGGGTTCGAAGAGGACCGGTCCTGACCTTGCCCGCATAGGAGGCAAATATCCTGATACATGGCACTATAACCACTTCGATAATCCTCAGGCATTCTTTGCGAAGTCCAACATGCCGAAATATGGATGGCTGAAAGAAGGCAAGCTCGACCCTGCAGACATCGAGGCCCATATGAAGGCCAATAGTTTTCCATTCACGAAAGAGGAGATAGCAGCACTTTCGTCAAAGACCGAGCTCGATGCCCTGGTCGCATATATGCAGGTCATCGGCACGGCTGTTGCCAGGAAGCAGGCACAGACCGTTTCTGCCACTGACGAGAAGAATCCCCTGGCCGGCGATCCAAAGGCCCATGAACTCGGCGAGCATATCTATAAGGAAAACTGCGAGGCTTGCCACGGTGATGACGGCAAGGGCGGCATAGGACCGAGTCTGCTGGATAAGACATGGCTCGGCAAGGATGGAGATATCAGTGATGGCCGGATCTATGCCATCATCTCGGACGGCACAAACAACGGCATGCCGCCGTACGGCGCACAGATGGACAAGAACAAGATCTGGTCGCTGGTATCATACATACGGCATGAGCAGCAGAAACACTAA
- a CDS encoding DUF1311 domain-containing protein, with amino-acid sequence MITIVALSATISISSEKQYEAGFDCNKAKSKAEKTICSNSSLAALDKRLNFHYQKLFSSIPKSEVNQFKDDQRAWLKSRDATCANSKTISDCIKDAYDQRIDLFESWSLSVRTNHFKEDYILLKDPSLIPLEKIPEEPGRSRERYRLVADFNNDGIDDVALSYDTSMFGNAGGHFFLYLGKADGTYREIGAFFAHPLAINLKKTIKGEGTITTYAHSNAGSGYIVEERITSAGLFVMNRKLIQPGDAGVPEDQKLYGDLFGAAGMKAEISETKDNIVTWKPLN; translated from the coding sequence GTGATTACCATAGTCGCGTTATCCGCCACCATCTCTATCTCTTCTGAGAAACAATACGAAGCGGGTTTTGACTGTAACAAAGCAAAATCGAAAGCAGAGAAGACCATTTGCAGCAACTCGTCACTGGCTGCCCTTGATAAACGTCTAAATTTTCATTACCAGAAGCTCTTTTCGAGCATCCCAAAATCTGAAGTAAATCAATTTAAGGATGACCAAAGGGCATGGCTGAAAAGTCGTGACGCCACGTGTGCAAATTCAAAAACTATTTCTGACTGCATTAAAGATGCATATGATCAACGTATTGATCTTTTTGAAAGTTGGTCACTATCGGTGCGAACCAATCACTTCAAAGAAGATTATATTCTCTTAAAAGATCCGTCTCTGATTCCTTTAGAGAAGATACCCGAAGAACCCGGGCGATCACGGGAAAGATATAGGCTCGTCGCAGATTTTAATAATGATGGCATCGACGACGTTGCACTTTCTTATGATACGAGTATGTTCGGAAATGCTGGTGGTCACTTTTTTCTATATCTTGGAAAGGCTGATGGGACTTACAGAGAAATTGGCGCTTTTTTTGCGCACCCTTTAGCAATCAATCTGAAGAAAACAATAAAGGGTGAAGGTACGATAACTACATATGCTCATTCAAATGCTGGGAGCGGCTATATTGTTGAAGAACGGATAACAAGTGCAGGTTTATTTGTAATGAATAGAAAATTAATTCAACCTGGTGATGCAGGAGTGCCCGAAGACCAGAAACTATATGGCGATCTTTTTGGGGCCGCTGGTATGAAAGCAGAAATCAGCGAAACGAAAGATAATATCGTAACCTGGAAGCCTCTTAATTAA
- a CDS encoding Rrf2 family transcriptional regulator: MQITRETDYAMRCVLYLSGQPDKVVMVDEISREMATPKSFLAKILQKLVKADVVRSFRGVKGGFQLSREPRDINLLDVIEAIEGVVALNACAVDSSVCSFSGTCGVHTVWVTLRAEVNELMKKHNFADIAEATKRSRES, translated from the coding sequence ATGCAGATAACGCGTGAGACAGATTATGCAATGCGCTGTGTTCTCTATCTCTCAGGTCAGCCGGACAAGGTCGTTATGGTCGATGAGATCTCTCGAGAAATGGCAACGCCAAAAAGCTTTCTTGCCAAGATACTCCAGAAACTGGTAAAGGCCGATGTGGTCAGATCCTTCAGAGGCGTCAAGGGCGGGTTCCAGCTGAGCAGAGAGCCGAGGGATATTAACCTGCTCGACGTGATAGAGGCGATCGAAGGCGTGGTTGCCCTGAACGCCTGCGCCGTGGACAGCAGCGTCTGCAGTTTCAGCGGCACCTGCGGGGTGCATACGGTATGGGTAACGCTCAGGGCTGAGGTCAATGAACTGATGAAGAAACATAACTTTGCAGACATTGCAGAGGCAACGAAGAGATCCAGGGAATCATAA